One segment of Castanea sativa cultivar Marrone di Chiusa Pesio chromosome 3, ASM4071231v1 DNA contains the following:
- the LOC142628833 gene encoding sugar transport protein 10-like — MAGGGFVPQVGGRNYQGGVTSFVVITCVVAAMGGLIFGYDIGVSGGVTGMPEFLRKFFPATYAKTKDTSENEYCKYDNHLLTMFTSSLYLAGLVASFFASGVTRAFGRKISMLFGGLVFLLGATLNGAAMNLAMLIIGRLLLGVGVGFANQSVPVYLSEMAPAKIRGALNIGFQMAITIGILVAQLVNYGTAKIQGGWGWRLSLALAAVPAIMLTIGSIFLPDTPNSILERGHTEKARSMLQKIRGTDNVDEEFQDFMDATKAAKKVEHPWRNILQPRYRPQLIMCTLIPFFQQITGINVIMFYAPVLFMTLGFGQNASLMSAVITGTVNVVATVVSIYSVDRFGRRALFLEGGMQMIVCQIAIGIMIGLKFGVSGIGTLSSFEANLILFFICAYVAAFAWSWGPLGWLIPSEICPLEIRSAGQAVNVSVNMLFTFIIAQGFLSMLCHMKFGLFFFFGGFVIIMTIFIFFFLPETRNVPIEEMNRVWKAHWFWGKYIPDDAVIGATATATADLKDSTFKTTVENILL; from the exons ATGGCAGGCGGAGGGTTTGTTCCACAAGTTGGAGGAAGGAACTACCAGGGTGGTGTTACCTCCTTCGTGGTGATAACATGTGTAGTTGCTGCAATGGGCGGTCTGATTTTTGGTTATGACATTGGAGTATCAG GAGGTGTGACTGGAATGCCCGAATTTCTGCGTAAGTTCTTTCCAGCAACGTACGCAAAAACGAAAGATACATCAGAAAATGAGTATTGTAAATATGACAACCATCTCCTTACCATGTTCACCTCATCCCTCTACCTTGCGGGGCTGGTTGCTTCTTTCTTTGCTTCTGGAGTAACTAGGGCCTTTGGCCGTAAGATCTCCATGTTGTTTGGAGGTCTAGTCTTTCTACTTGGAGCTACTCTTAACGGAGCAGCCATGAACCTGGCAATGCTTATCATTGGCCGTTTATTGCTTGGTGTTGGGGTTGGATTTGCTAATCAG TCTGTTCCCGTCTATCTATCCGAAATGGCACCAGCCAAGATTCGAGGAGCACTCAACATTGGTTTCCAGATGGCCATTACTATTGGAATTCTAGTTGCACAATTGGTGAACTATGGCACGGCGAAGATCCAAGGTGGATGGGGTTGGAGACTTTCTCTAGCTCTTGCAGCCGTCCCAGCAATAATGCTAACAATTGGATCTATTTTCCTACCAGACACTCCAAATTCCATCCTTGAGAGAGGCCACACTGAAAAGGCCAGAAGTATGTTACAAAAGATCCGTGGCACTGACAACGTCGACGAGGAATTCCAAGACTTTATGGACGCTACTAAGGCTGCAAAGAAAGTGGAACACCCATGGAGGAACATCCTACAACCCAGATATAGGCCTCAACTCATCATGTGCACACTCATCCCATTCTTCCAGCAGATCACTGGCATTAATGTCATCATGTTTTACGCACCAGTTCTTTTTATGACTTTGGGTTTTGGACAAAATGCTTCACTTATGTCTGCGGTCATCACCGGTACTGTTAACGTAGTTGCCACAGTAGTTTCCATCTACTCCGTTGACAGGTTCGGGAGAAGAGCCTTGTTCCTTGAAGGGGGTATGCAAATGATTGTTTGCCAG ATTGCCATTGGCATCATGATTGGTTTGAAATTTGGCGTGAGTGGAATTGGAACATTGTCCTCATTCGAAGCCAATTTAATATTGTTCTTCATATGCGCATATGTAGCTGCATTTGCATGGTCTTGGGGTCCATTGGGATGGTTGATACCTAGCGAAATTTGCCCTCTAGAGATCCGATCAGCTGGCCAAGCCGTAAACGTCTCAGTCAACATGTTGTTCACCTTTATTATTGCTCAAGGCTTCCTCTCCATGCTTTGCCACATGAAGTTtggtctcttcttcttcttcggtgGCTTTGTCATCATTATGACTATCTTCATATTCTTCTTCCTTCCGGAGACTAGGAACGTCCCCATTGAAGAGATGAATAGAGTGTGGAAAGCACACTGGTTCTGGGGCAAATATATTCCTGATGATGCTGTCATCGGtgccactgccactgccactgccGATCTCAAAGACTCTACATTTAAAACTACCGTAGAGAATATATTGTTGTAG